The genomic DNA CGTGCTCGTCCTCTGGGCGGCGCTCTGGGGCGCCGTGATGGGTGCCGCCTTCGGGTTCATCAACCACTTCTTCACCCGCGGCAAGCGCGACTTCGCCTCGCGCAGCGCCATCGTCGCCGGCCGCTACGACGTGCTGGTCGCGGCGTCCCACCTGGATCACGCCCGCGCCGTCATGGACGGGGCCCCCGGACCGGCCGACACCATGGTCGTCGAGGTCCCGCCGTCCGCCGGGCCCTACGATCCGTCAGCCGTGCAGCCCACCGCCCCGAGCCAGCCCCCTCTCACCCAGCCCGGCGTCGCCGAGCAGGCACCCGCCGCCCAGCCCGGCGTCGCCGACCAGGCACCCGCCGCCCAGCCGGCCGCGGCCCCCGGCCACGCCCCCGACCAGAGCACGGGCCCGGTCCAGGCGGCAGCCCCGGAACAGACCTCCGCCGCACCGGTCACCGCACCGGACCAGCCGGCCACGGCCCCCGACCACGCCCGTCCCTGAGGAAACCGGACCGCACGTTCTGTTCCGTCACCGGCGCCGGCGCCCTCTCCCGGGGTGCCCGGCCCCACGGACTCGCCCCGGCCACCGGCCCGCTCCGGTTTCACCGTCCCGGGGGCTCAGCCCTTGACGCCGCCCGCCAGCAGGCCACGGACGAAGTAGCGCTGCATCGACAGGAAGACGACCAACGGGATGACCACCGAGACGAACGCACCCGAGGTCAGGCGCTGCCACTCGTTGCCCTTGGTGCCGGCCATCTGCGCCAGCCGTACCGTCATGGGTGCGGTCTCGGCGGTGCCGCCGGCGAAGATCAGAGCCACCAGCAGGTCGTTCCAGACCCAGAGGAACTGGAAGATGCCGAAGGTGGCCAGCGCGGGTCCGACCAGGGGCAGGACGAGCTTGCGCAGGATGGTGCCGTGGGTGGCGCCGTCCACCCTGGCGGCCTCCATCAGCTCACCGGGCAGTTCGGCCATGAAGTTGTGGATCAGGAAGATGCCCAGCGGGAGTGCGAAGCAGGTGTGGGCGAACCAGACCTGGACGAAGCGACCGGAGCCCTCCAGGTCCCAGGCGGGCAGGAGGTGGACGCCGAAGACGTCCACGCCCTGGGAGAAGAACGACAGCAGCGGGACCAGCGCCATCTGCAGCGGCACGATCTGGAGGGCGAAGATGCCGATGTAGATCCATTCGCGTCCCCGGAACGGCAGCCAGGCCAGCGCGTAGGCGGCGAAGGTGGCCAGGGCGAGCGGGAGGAGCACCGAGGGGACCGTGATGACGATGGAGTTGATCAGGAAACTGGCCATCTGCCCGGAGGACGAGGAGGTGCCGAACAGCACCTGCTGGTAGTTCTCCAGGGTGAGCTGCGGGTCGGAGAAGAACGTCCACCAGCCGGTGGACTTGATCTGGTCCTCCGGGCGCAGCGAGGAGAGCAGCAGGCCGAAGGTCGGGGTGGTCCACAGGACCGCGATGACGATCGCCGCGGCACTGGCGACCTTGCCGCTGAGCCCCCGCCGGACGCGCTGCGGCGCGGTCGTGGCCCGGGGGCGCACCGCGGTCTGGGTCAATGTGGTCACGCGGACTCCTTCGCCGGCCACACTGCTGTGGCGCCGTGCATGTCGACCCGCCCGCGCATCCCGGCTCGCTCGCTCACCGGACCTCCCGGCGCTGGCGGATCTGGTAGATCACAATGGGCGTCACCAGGGCGAACAGGAAGACGGCGAGCGCCGCGCCCTTGCCGGTCTCGCCGTAGCGGAACGCCTGGTTGTACATCTCGTTGGCGATGACGCTGGTGTCGAACTGGCCGCCGGTCATCGTGCGCACGATGTCGAACAGCTTCAGCGTGGCGATCGACTGGGTGACCGCGACCACGACCACGGCCGAGCGGATGGAGGGCAGCGTCACGCGAAAGAACATCTGCGCCGGGCTCGCCCCGTCCAGCCGGGCGGCCTCGACGATCTCCGCCGGGATTCCCTTGATCGCGGCGGAGAGCACCACGGTGGCGAAGCCGGCCTGGATCCAGACCATCACCACGATCAGGAACAGCGTGTTCGTCGGAGATTCCTGCAGCCACTGCTGTGGTTCGCCGCCCATGGCGACCACGAGCTGGTTGAGCAGGCCGATCTGGTCCTGGTCGTCGGCGCGGTAGGCGTAGACGAAACGCCAGATGATGCCGGCGCCGACGAACGAGATCGCCATCGGCAGGAAGACCAGCGACTTGGCGAGCGACTCGAAGCGGGTGCGGTCCACCATGACGGCGTAGAGCAACCCGACCGAGGTCACCAGCAGCGGCACGAGCAGGACCCAGATGAGCGTGTTGCGCAGCACGGTCAGGGCTTCGGGCTGGGTGAACATCCAGGCGTAGTTGTCCAGGCCCACCCACCGCATGCCGTCGCCGCTCATGAACGACAGCAGGGTCGTCCGTACGGCGGGCACCACCAGGCCGATGGAGAGGAGGGCGACGGCGGGTAGGAGCAGGATCGTCGCGTGAGTCCAGGCCCGCCGCCGCATCGGGGCGCGGTCGACCAGCAACAGGATCACCGCGACCACCACGAGGAAGGCGGCGACGCCGATCAGCAACTGGACGAGTTTGGGCTGTTCGGCGGCGAAGTCGAAGTCCATCGGAGGGATCTCCCGGGATGATCATGCCGATACGGGCGATGCATCCGGTCGCGTGAGCTGCGCGCGACCGGATGCATCGTCACATATCAGGACTTGGGCCAGGAGGCATCGATGTAGTCGAGCACCGTCTTGGTGTCCTTGCCGTTGATCCAGTCGGTCATGCCCTTCCAGAAGGTGCCGGCGCCGACCGCGGCGGGCATCAGGTCCGAGCCGTCGAACCGGAAGACCGTGTCGGGGTTCTGCAGCATCTCCATGGAGAGCTTGTCGATCGGGTTCTGCGCCAGGGCCGGGTCCACGCCCTTGCGCGCGGTGACGTACGTCGCCAGCTTCATCCGGGTCGCGGGGAACTCCGCCGAGGCGAGGTACGCCTGCACGGCCTGGACCTCCGGACGGTCGGCGAAGGCCGCCACGAACTCACCCGCGCCGAGGACCGGCTTCTTGGCCGGGTCGTTGCCTGGCAGGTAGAAGGCGAACACGTCGCCGTCCTCGGCCACCTTGGTGCCCTCCGGCCAGAAGTTGGCGTAGAAGGACGCCTGGCGGTGCAGCGCGCACTTGCCCTGCGTGATCGGGACACCGCCCTCCTGGAAGGCGGTGCTGACGATCGACTTCACCGGACCGTAGCCGCCGTTGACGAACTTCTCGTTCTTGAGGATCGCACCGACCTTGTCCGCCGCGGCGACGACCTTGGGGTCGTTGAACGCGAGCTTGTGGCTCACCCAGTCGTCGTACCCCTCGGGGCCGACCTCGCGGAGGATGATGTCCTCGATCCAGTCCGTGGCCGGCCAGCCGGTCGCGTCACCGGACTCGAGGCCGACGCACCACGGCTTGACGCCGGAGGCCGCGATGGTGTTGGTGAGGGTCATCAGCTCGTCCCAGGTCGTGGGGACGGTCCAGCCCTTCTCCTTGAACATGCCCGGCGAGTACCAGACGAAGGACTTCACGCTGGCGCCCAGCGGCGCGCCGTAGAAGGTGCCGTCGACGGTCGAGTACTTGGCCCAGTCCGGCGACCAGCCCTCGTCGGCCAGTTTCTTCACCTCGGCCGAGGCGGGCTTGAGCTTGCCGGCCTTGGCGAAACGCTCCAGCAGGCCCGGCTGCGGGAAGAAGGCGATGTCCGGCGGATTTCCGCCATCGGCGCGCACCTGGATCTGGGCCTCGAACTCGCCGGTGCCCTCATAAGTGATCTTCATTCCCGTGCATTTCGCGAACGGCTTCCACGCCTGCTCGAACAGGTCGGCCTCGGTGTCGCGGATCGGGGAGTAGATGCTGACGGTCTTGCCGGCGTGGTTGCCGTACTTGGTGAAGGCCGCGCAATCAGCCGACGTGCTGCTGCCGCCTCCGCCCGCCGACGGCTTGTTCTCCGTTGATGCGCAGGCGGTGGCGACCAGCGCCAGCCCAATGCTGCCCGCCACCAAAGTGACGCGGTTGGTCCGTGAGAGGAGCGACATGGACCTTCCTCCATATAAAGTTGCCGGGAAGTTTGAGAGCGCTCTCTGGAGAGAGTCGTCTGCGCACATCTCGATGTCAATAACTGTGATATTACGGTTACAGCCCCATTTTTCTTGACATGCAACTCCGACAGGCGTGATTCTCAAGAGAGCGCTCTCACAGAACCGCGGACAGAATGGAGCGGCGAGGATATGACCATCTCCGCTGAGAAATCCCCCATCCTCAAGGACTCCGGCCCGCTGAGATTCCCCGAGGGATTCGTCTGGGGTGCCGCCACCGCGGCCTACCAGATCGAGGGCGCGGCCCGGGACGACGGCAGGGGTCCCTCCATCTGGGACACCTTCTCCCGGACTCCCGGCAAGGTGCACGCCGGGCACACCGGCGACGTGGCCTGCGACCACTACCACCGCTACCCCGAAGACATCCGCATCATGGGCGACCTCGGTCTCTCCGCCTACCGCTTCTCCATCTCCTGGCCCCGTATCCAGCCCGACGGCTCAGGCCCGGCCAACTCGCGCGGCCTGGACTTCTACGATCGCCTGGTGGACGGGCTGCACGGGGCCGGCATCACCCCGATCGTGACGCTCTACCACTGGGACCTGCCGCAGACCCTGGAGGATCGAGGCGGCTGGACCAACCGGGAGACCGCCGAACGGTTCGCCGAGTACGCCGAGATAGTACACGCGCGGCTGGGTGATCGGGTCGAGACGTGGACCACACTGAACGAGCCCTGGTGCTCGGCCTTTCTCGGATACGCCTCGGGCATCCACGCGCCGGGCCGTACCGAGCCGGAGCTGAGCTTCGCCGCCGTCCACCACCTGCTGCTCGGCCACGGACTGGCGGCCGGGGCGCTGCGCGCGGCGGGGGCGGGCCGGATCGGCATCACGCTCAACCTCTCGCCGGTGCTCGGCGACGACGCCGAGGCGGTGTCCGTCGTGGACGGCCTGCAGAACCGGATCTTCCTTGACCCGGTGCTGCGCGGGGAGTATCCCGCCGACGTGGTCGGGCGGGCCGGCCGCTTCACCGACTGGTCCTTCGTCAGGGAGGGCGATCTGGAGATCATCAGCCGGCCGATCGACCTGCTGGGGGTGAACTACTACAACCCGCAGACCGTGGCCGCCCGCACCGGCGAACCCGCCAACCCCGTCTACCCGGGCAGCGAGGGCATCTCCTTCCCCCGCCCCGACGTACCGAAGACCGCGATGGGCTGGCCGGTCCAGCCGTTCGGGCTGACCGACCTCCTGGTACGGCTGTCGCGGGACTACCCCGGCACCCCGCTGGTCATCACCGAGAACGGCGCGGCCTTCGACGACGTCGTGGAGGCCGGGCAGGTCCACGACACGGACCGCGTGGCCTACCTCGACGGGCACCTGCGCGCCGCCCACGCCGCCATCGAGGCGGGCGCCGACCTGCGCGGCTACCTGGTCTGGTCGCTGCTGGACAACTTCGAGTGGGCCGAGGGCTACGCCAAGCGGTTCGGCATCGTGCACGTCGACTACGCCACGCAGCAGCGCACCCCCAAGGACAGCGCGCTCTGGTACCGCGAAGTCGTCGGCCGGAACGGCCTGTGAGGGTCCGGCCGACCCTGGAGAAGGTGGCCGCCCGGGCGGGGGTGTCCCGGGCGACCGCCTCCCGGGTGGTCAACGGTTCCTCCCGGGTCGCCCCGCAGATCCGTGAGGCGGTGAACCGCGCCGTGGAGGAGCTGGGCTACGTCCCCAACCAGGCGGCGCGGAGCCTGGTCACCCAGCGGGCCGACTCGATCGCCCTGGTGTTCCCCGAACCGGCGACCCGTGTCTTCTCCGACGACCCGACCTTCGCCGGGATCATCCGGGGGGTCAGCATGGAGATCGAGAAGGCCGACAAGCAGCTCGTGCTGATGCTCACCGGTCCGGACGGCGGCTATCACCGGGTCGAGCGCTACGCGACCAACGGGCACGTGGACGGTGTGATCATCGCATCGATGCACGGGACCGATCCGCTACCGGGCATCCTGTCCCGGCGGGGCGTCCCGGTGGTCTGCGGCGGTCGGCCCGGCGTGCCCAGCGAGCTGCCGTACGTGGACATGGACAACTCCGGCGGCGCCGAGCGCGCGGTCCAGCACCTGGTGGAACAGGGCCGCCGGCGGATCGCGACCATCGCCGGCCCCCAGGACATGATCGCCGGGATCGACCGGCTCTCCGGCTACCGCAACGTGCTGCGTGACTCCGACCGCCGCTCCATCGTCGCGGTCG from Streptosporangium sp. NBC_01756 includes the following:
- a CDS encoding general stress protein, translating into MAELSTPLAATQVVVDRRVLVGYDNYLAAQRAVDSLSDAGFPVEHVAIVGSDLKLEETVTGRMTNGRAALAGAGSGVAFGAVVGMFLGLFTSTTMSFVVLVLWAALWGAVMGAAFGFINHFFTRGKRDFASRSAIVAGRYDVLVAASHLDHARAVMDGAPGPADTMVVEVPPSAGPYDPSAVQPTAPSQPPLTQPGVAEQAPAAQPGVADQAPAAQPAAAPGHAPDQSTGPVQAAAPEQTSAAPVTAPDQPATAPDHARP
- a CDS encoding carbohydrate ABC transporter permease → MTTLTQTAVRPRATTAPQRVRRGLSGKVASAAAIVIAVLWTTPTFGLLLSSLRPEDQIKSTGWWTFFSDPQLTLENYQQVLFGTSSSSGQMASFLINSIVITVPSVLLPLALATFAAYALAWLPFRGREWIYIGIFALQIVPLQMALVPLLSFFSQGVDVFGVHLLPAWDLEGSGRFVQVWFAHTCFALPLGIFLIHNFMAELPGELMEAARVDGATHGTILRKLVLPLVGPALATFGIFQFLWVWNDLLVALIFAGGTAETAPMTVRLAQMAGTKGNEWQRLTSGAFVSVVIPLVVFLSMQRYFVRGLLAGGVKG
- a CDS encoding carbohydrate ABC transporter permease, whose product is MDFDFAAEQPKLVQLLIGVAAFLVVVAVILLLVDRAPMRRRAWTHATILLLPAVALLSIGLVVPAVRTTLLSFMSGDGMRWVGLDNYAWMFTQPEALTVLRNTLIWVLLVPLLVTSVGLLYAVMVDRTRFESLAKSLVFLPMAISFVGAGIIWRFVYAYRADDQDQIGLLNQLVVAMGGEPQQWLQESPTNTLFLIVVMVWIQAGFATVVLSAAIKGIPAEIVEAARLDGASPAQMFFRVTLPSIRSAVVVVAVTQSIATLKLFDIVRTMTGGQFDTSVIANEMYNQAFRYGETGKGAALAVFLFALVTPIVIYQIRQRREVR
- a CDS encoding ABC transporter substrate-binding protein, whose amino-acid sequence is MSLLSRTNRVTLVAGSIGLALVATACASTENKPSAGGGGSSTSADCAAFTKYGNHAGKTVSIYSPIRDTEADLFEQAWKPFAKCTGMKITYEGTGEFEAQIQVRADGGNPPDIAFFPQPGLLERFAKAGKLKPASAEVKKLADEGWSPDWAKYSTVDGTFYGAPLGASVKSFVWYSPGMFKEKGWTVPTTWDELMTLTNTIAASGVKPWCVGLESGDATGWPATDWIEDIILREVGPEGYDDWVSHKLAFNDPKVVAAADKVGAILKNEKFVNGGYGPVKSIVSTAFQEGGVPITQGKCALHRQASFYANFWPEGTKVAEDGDVFAFYLPGNDPAKKPVLGAGEFVAAFADRPEVQAVQAYLASAEFPATRMKLATYVTARKGVDPALAQNPIDKLSMEMLQNPDTVFRFDGSDLMPAAVGAGTFWKGMTDWINGKDTKTVLDYIDASWPKS
- a CDS encoding GH1 family beta-glucosidase, whose amino-acid sequence is MTISAEKSPILKDSGPLRFPEGFVWGAATAAYQIEGAARDDGRGPSIWDTFSRTPGKVHAGHTGDVACDHYHRYPEDIRIMGDLGLSAYRFSISWPRIQPDGSGPANSRGLDFYDRLVDGLHGAGITPIVTLYHWDLPQTLEDRGGWTNRETAERFAEYAEIVHARLGDRVETWTTLNEPWCSAFLGYASGIHAPGRTEPELSFAAVHHLLLGHGLAAGALRAAGAGRIGITLNLSPVLGDDAEAVSVVDGLQNRIFLDPVLRGEYPADVVGRAGRFTDWSFVREGDLEIISRPIDLLGVNYYNPQTVAARTGEPANPVYPGSEGISFPRPDVPKTAMGWPVQPFGLTDLLVRLSRDYPGTPLVITENGAAFDDVVEAGQVHDTDRVAYLDGHLRAAHAAIEAGADLRGYLVWSLLDNFEWAEGYAKRFGIVHVDYATQQRTPKDSALWYREVVGRNGL
- a CDS encoding LacI family DNA-binding transcriptional regulator, which codes for MRVRPTLEKVAARAGVSRATASRVVNGSSRVAPQIREAVNRAVEELGYVPNQAARSLVTQRADSIALVFPEPATRVFSDDPTFAGIIRGVSMEIEKADKQLVLMLTGPDGGYHRVERYATNGHVDGVIIASMHGTDPLPGILSRRGVPVVCGGRPGVPSELPYVDMDNSGGAERAVQHLVEQGRRRIATIAGPQDMIAGIDRLSGYRNVLRDSDRRSIVAVGDFTRESGAVAMRQLLADDPELDAVFVANDLMALGALRALRRAGRRVPDDVAVVGFDDIPAAAYAEPPLTTVRQPTVEMGQRLARMVLDPGERAPLVLPTELVVRESTKTPLRRAP